Genomic DNA from Hordeum vulgare subsp. vulgare chromosome 2H, MorexV3_pseudomolecules_assembly, whole genome shotgun sequence:
ACTTTCATTGAAAAGAGACGTTTTCGAAGGCGCCTACAGTGACTTCATAAATCTAAAGATGATATGCCGGCTTGGTGTTTCGAAGATGCTCATAGGGATAGGGCGTGCGTGTGTGTATTCATAGGGATGAGTGTATGCGCGTGTATATATTGGCTTGGCGTGTGTACTATGTAAAAAAAATGCCAAATTCCTTCTGGCCGCCATGCATATCCCAGCCCCTTCCCTTCTTGTAGGCGGTTTCCGTTTCTAGTCCGATTCCGGGCAGATTTCAGTGTGGATGCCAGCCGATGGCTCTTTTTAATGGCCACCGCGGCCACAAGCTCGACGACTGGTGGCGCAGGTGGAGTTAGCTCACTCATGGCCAGGAGCGGGAGGGATCGATTCGTGCGCTGCCGGCGGCGGCAGGCGGTCCACGGTGATGACCGGATTAGCGCCCTACCTGACGATCTCCTCCTCGACATCCTGGGCCGCCTTGACACCCGCACAGTTCGCGTCTCGAAGATGCTGTCTAAGCGCTGGGCCGGTCTCCCCCGCGAGCTCCCCTTCCTCGAATTCAGCATCGGGGACATACTCCCACCGCGCTACCATCGATGGGTCCTCCTTCATCAGCTGGACTCCAATGTAAGAGATTTAAAGTACCAATTCTGCACGGCCAAGGTGGAGAAGGTAATCCCTCACATCAGGAGGTACGAGAGGCGCGCCATCCGCGCCTTGAACAGCTCAGTGGAGCGCCTCTTGGACTTGGAGGCGGCGGCCAGTGGTGTCGGGCGGAGGCGGAGGGTCAGTAGGCTGACGCTTGAGTTCTTGTCTACCCACAACAACGGCTGCATCAACCGACTCATCTCCACGGCCATCGATGCTTGGGAGGTCCATGATGTCGTGGCCGTTGCTAAGCCAGTCTACTCGCAACGCCGAAATTTCCATGCCTTCCCCAGCCACGGCATCTGTGAGGACCCCCGTGCGTCACGCCTGCGAAGCCTCAAGCTCGGAGGCTGCGCGCTCCCGTCCCTGCACGGGCACGGCGCGCTCACCGTGCTCGTTCTGCAAGACACACCAATGTCGACGCCAGAGTCGGCGTACGAGGGCATCTTCACCTCGTGCCCGCAGCTGCGGGTGCTTCACCTCATCTCTTGCTACAGCGCAGGCAATGGGAATGGGGACATTACCGTAGACTCCCCCATGTCAGAGCTGAGGGAGCTTGTTGTGGACAATTGCATCGGCTTCACACGGATATGCCTGAGGGCTCTTCCTCGACTCGAGCGCCTGGCATCCCTGGGCACCAGAGTGCTCTTCGAGACCACCTCGTTTCCCTGCCTCAGGCAATGCAACCTCACCCTGCACATGGGTGTCACAGACGAAATAGCTCGCCGATACTTTGCGACACGCCTCAAGCTCAAACTTAGCGTCTTTGTGGGACGCATCCCGGACGTAACGGACCTGATTGTTCGCTTCACTGGACCTGACAGATGGATCGTGCCATCCGTTTCCTCGCCGTCCCTGCTGCCTAATCTCCGGCGTCTGCTGGTCGCCGACGTGCCTCGGTGCTGGGACGTCTCGTGGCCCCGTCTCCTCCTTGAGACGGCGCCTTCCCTCGAGACCCTCCATGTCCACATTGCCCCGCCGCCCTGCCAAGGGGAAGAGCAACCCAGCAGCGGCGATGAGATATCGTGGCAGCCCGCCATGCTGCCTGGGCACCGTCACCTCAAGGAGTTTGTGATGGTTGGTTTTGAGGGGACGGAGAGGCAGGTTTACCTCGTCAGGTTTGTCATGGCAGTATGCAGCACGGCGTTGCGCCATGTCGCTGTGTTCAAGAAGGGGCATGTTCGGGACAAGGGCCACTGGGACTGGGAGATGGTAACGCAGCAGCAACACTCACAGTGGACCGACGAGGAGAAGGACAGGACGCTTAAGCAGATCATGAATAATGGGGTTCCTTCTTCCTCGGCCGCTTCTCCGGTTATAGTTTTTGGCTGATCTTTTATCTGTTATTTTTGCCCATCCATAAGGAGAAAAGGAGCATTTCTGTAGTTAATTGGTAGGTTTCCGGTATTTTGGTTGATTTGATTTATGGAGAACACTACATAACGGCGCCGCATCTATGTCTTGCGGTGCAGCGGCCCAGCTAATCATCCTTCTAATGTAAAAATAGTGTTGCTTTACTAATTAGATTACTTTAAAAAGCATTGCCTACCGCCAAACCCTTGTCATGCAAATCCAATGATGTCATCAGATTTGGTCTAAAATGACCgaattttaaaaagttttatctcttaaaccgttaattaaatcgatgatccgttttcaccgttgattttgtttcgacgaaatcttcaaactagatcacatgtcgatatgtttcgataacttttttttgctcgtacttaccacatttgatgcacttacttgtcatattagtaactacttacttgtctgataaaatATAACTTAATCACCATATTTTTAAAAATTGTGTATAAATATGACGTCTTGACATAATTAAACTGACAATCACAAACAACTTTTTTGGGTGATTACGTGCAAAAATATGACAAGTCGACATAGTTAACTTAGCAAGCACATAAAATAAATCTTTTTGGATaatcgtttgtaaatatgacaactcggcatagttaacttagcaagcacataaaataattttgtagcaaagttgtatgtaaatatgacaagttaaCATATTTAAATTAGCAAAACACAACCTGTGACAAAATTATTCACATAGCTTGCCAACAAAATTACACCAAATTaccggaattagttttcatattatGAGTTGGCCAGATTAAAAATAACTTACTTGCCTACTATTTTTACATTTTGGTTGTCTAGTGTTTAGTTGTGTCAAGTTGCCATCTTTAATTCATATAGCTTGCCAGAAAAAGATTACACACTAGT
This window encodes:
- the LOC123428662 gene encoding uncharacterized protein LOC123428662; the protein is MARSGRDRFVRCRRRQAVHGDDRISALPDDLLLDILGRLDTRTVRVSKMLSKRWAGLPRELPFLEFSIGDILPPRYHRWVLLHQLDSNVRDLKYQFCTAKVEKVIPHIRRYERRAIRALNSSVERLLDLEAAASGVGRRRRVSRLTLEFLSTHNNGCINRLISTAIDAWEVHDVVAVAKPVYSQRRNFHAFPSHGICEDPRASRLRSLKLGGCALPSLHGHGALTVLVLQDTPMSTPESAYEGIFTSCPQLRVLHLISCYSAGNGNGDITVDSPMSELRELVVDNCIGFTRICLRALPRLERLASLGTRVLFETTSFPCLRQCNLTLHMGVTDEIARRYFATRLKLKLSVFVGRIPDVTDLIVRFTGPDRWIVPSVSSPSLLPNLRRLLVADVPRCWDVSWPRLLLETAPSLETLHVHIAPPPCQGEEQPSSGDEISWQPAMLPGHRHLKEFVMVGFEGTERQVYLVRFVMAVCSTALRHVAVFKKGHVRDKGHWDWEMVTQQQHSQWTDEEKDRTLKQIMNNGVPSSSAASPVIVFG